One region of Cyanobium sp. M30B3 genomic DNA includes:
- the maf gene encoding septum formation inhibitor Maf: MLVLASASPARRRLLEQAGIAHRVRVSGVDEAAIHDPDPLQLVQRLAAAKAEAVAAAGAEAMPVLGCDSLLEVDGEVYGKPRDREQAIERWLRMAGGRGVLHTGHCLLPGALPGRTQPRLAVVSTGLVFAAVDRPAIEAYVDSGEPLQCAGGFALEGRGGLLVERIEGCFSNVIGLSLPLLRRWLSCDRP, translated from the coding sequence ATGTTGGTGCTCGCCTCCGCCTCCCCCGCCCGCCGCCGGCTGCTGGAACAGGCGGGAATCGCCCACCGGGTGCGGGTGAGCGGCGTGGATGAAGCGGCCATCCACGACCCGGATCCGCTCCAGCTGGTGCAGCGCCTGGCGGCGGCGAAGGCCGAAGCAGTGGCAGCTGCCGGGGCCGAGGCCATGCCCGTCCTGGGCTGCGACTCCCTGCTGGAGGTGGATGGGGAGGTTTACGGCAAGCCCCGCGACCGCGAGCAGGCCATTGAGCGCTGGCTGCGCATGGCCGGTGGCCGGGGTGTGCTGCACACCGGCCACTGTCTGCTGCCAGGTGCGTTGCCGGGCCGGACGCAACCCCGCCTGGCCGTGGTGAGCACAGGGCTGGTGTTCGCTGCGGTAGACCGGCCGGCCATCGAGGCCTATGTGGACAGCGGTGAACCGCTGCAATGTGCCGGCGGATTTGCCCTCGAGGGCCGCGGGGGCCTGCTGGTGGAGCGGATCGAGGGCTGTTTCAGCAATGTGATCGGCCTGAGCCTGCCGCTGCTGCGGCGCTGGCTCAGTTGCGACCGCCCGTGA
- a CDS encoding pseudouridine synthase: MTTLLFHKPYGVLSQFTPEAGSRWGCLAAFIDRPGVYAAGRLDADSEGLLLLTDQGRLQQRLTDPAFGHWRRYWVQVEGDLGADSPNASRALQQLRSGVMVQGKPSLPARARALPDPERVAACLPERQPPIRHRLQVPTSWLELDLREGRNRQVRRMTAAVGYPTLRLIRMAIDLMDGLPPLDLSGLKPGHWRPADAGEEERLGQLLRSRFPGRSSPGRGGRAGGGKSGQGSGGG, translated from the coding sequence CTGACCACCCTTCTGTTCCACAAGCCCTACGGGGTGCTGAGCCAGTTCACCCCGGAAGCGGGCAGCCGCTGGGGCTGCCTGGCCGCGTTCATCGACCGCCCTGGGGTGTACGCCGCGGGCCGACTCGACGCCGACAGCGAGGGCCTGCTGCTGCTCACCGACCAGGGCCGCCTGCAGCAGCGCCTCACCGATCCGGCCTTCGGGCACTGGCGACGCTACTGGGTGCAGGTGGAGGGCGATCTGGGCGCTGACAGCCCAAACGCCAGCAGAGCCCTCCAGCAGTTGCGATCGGGGGTGATGGTGCAGGGGAAGCCCAGCCTCCCGGCGCGGGCCAGGGCTCTGCCGGACCCAGAGCGGGTAGCCGCCTGCCTGCCGGAGCGCCAGCCGCCCATCCGCCACCGGCTGCAGGTGCCCACCAGCTGGCTGGAACTGGACCTGCGGGAGGGGCGCAACCGCCAGGTGCGACGCATGACCGCTGCCGTGGGCTACCCCACCCTGCGGCTGATCCGCATGGCGATCGATCTGATGGACGGCCTGCCGCCCCTCGACCTCAGCGGGCTGAAACCCGGCCATTGGCGCCCTGCAGACGCCGGGGAGGAGGAGCGGCTGGGCCAACTGCTGCGTAGCCGCTTCCCAGGCCGGAGCTCACCCGGCCGGGGCGGCCGGGCCGGTGGTGGAAAATCGGGCCAGGGCAGCGGCGGCGGGTAA
- a CDS encoding photosystem I assembly protein Ycf4, which produces MPPSDDLLEQPVLGSRRPSNLLVALMVSVGGVGFLLTSLSSYLHRDLLPVGHPAELDWVPQGLVMGLYGIAALLLSAYLWAVIGIDVGSGSNRFDRAAGQATISRRGFRQRIDVAIPLRDIQAVKVEVRDGLNPRRRLALKLQGRRDLPLTRVGEPMPLADLELSGAQLARFLGVPLEGV; this is translated from the coding sequence ATGCCCCCGTCCGACGACCTGCTGGAGCAGCCGGTGCTCGGCTCGCGCCGCCCCTCCAACCTGCTTGTGGCCTTGATGGTGAGCGTGGGTGGCGTGGGTTTTCTGCTCACCAGCCTGTCCAGCTATCTGCACCGCGACCTGCTGCCGGTGGGCCACCCCGCCGAGCTCGACTGGGTGCCCCAGGGCCTGGTGATGGGCCTGTACGGCATCGCCGCCCTGTTGCTGTCCGCCTATCTGTGGGCGGTGATCGGCATCGATGTGGGCAGCGGCAGCAACCGCTTCGACCGCGCTGCCGGCCAGGCCACCATCTCCCGGCGCGGCTTCCGCCAGCGCATCGACGTGGCCATCCCCCTGCGGGACATCCAGGCCGTGAAGGTGGAGGTGCGCGACGGCCTCAACCCCCGCCGCCGGCTGGCCCTCAAGCTGCAGGGCCGGCGTGACCTGCCGCTCACCCGGGTGGGCGAGCCCATGCCCCTGGCCGATCTGGAGCTCTCCGGTGCCCAGCTGGCCCGCTTCCTGGGCGTGCCCCTGGAGGGCGTATGA
- the petM gene encoding cytochrome b6-f complex subunit PetM produces the protein MASEIFGTAALFWVLIPVGLLGGALLLKFADQD, from the coding sequence ATGGCCTCCGAAATCTTCGGCACCGCTGCCCTGTTCTGGGTGCTGATCCCCGTCGGCCTGCTGGGCGGAGCCCTGCTGCTCAAGTTCGCCGACCAGGACTGA
- a CDS encoding cobyric acid synthase, with translation MVLGTSSGAGKSLMTAALCRVLRRRGETPLPFKGQNMSNNAWVDQAGGEMAYSQALQAWAAGLEPQCAMNPVLLKPQGDSTSEVIHLGRSAGRARAEHYYRDWFRPGWAAIRAGLAELQAAHPEGRLVLEGAGSPVEVNLQPRDLTNLRLAQYLRARCILVADIERGGVFAQLVGTLALLRPVERPLIGGLLINRFRGRRELFDGGRSWLETHTGVPVLGVMPWLDELFPPEDSLDLLERRGRKRGAELEIAVLRLPSLSNFSDLDPLEAEPSVQLRWLQPGEELGAPDAVVVPGSKQTLGDLAALEASGLGEALRTYVAGGGQVFGVCGGLQLLGRELSDPEGLEGAAGSRAGLNLLPLRTVFGQAKALRQRRSAALWPAGQEQLELEAFELHRGQSVALEPCQPLCTDAGLGWVRASGERGGLVAGTYLHGVFENGPWRRRWLNQLRRRRQLPPLSEAQPHHSRQRDALLDRLADAFERHVNLNPLLNP, from the coding sequence ATGGTGCTGGGCACCAGCAGCGGTGCCGGCAAGTCGCTGATGACCGCTGCGCTCTGCCGGGTGCTGCGCCGCCGCGGTGAAACGCCGCTGCCCTTCAAGGGGCAGAACATGAGCAACAACGCCTGGGTGGATCAGGCCGGCGGCGAGATGGCCTACTCCCAGGCCCTGCAGGCCTGGGCGGCGGGTCTGGAGCCCCAGTGCGCCATGAATCCGGTGCTGCTCAAGCCCCAGGGGGACAGCACCAGTGAGGTGATCCACCTGGGCCGCAGCGCCGGCCGGGCCCGGGCCGAGCACTACTACCGCGACTGGTTCCGCCCCGGCTGGGCGGCGATCCGCGCCGGGCTGGCTGAGCTGCAGGCAGCCCACCCCGAAGGCAGGCTGGTGCTGGAGGGGGCGGGCAGCCCGGTGGAGGTGAACCTGCAGCCCCGCGACCTCACCAACCTGCGCCTGGCCCAGTATCTGCGCGCCCGCTGCATCCTGGTGGCCGACATCGAGCGCGGCGGCGTGTTCGCCCAGCTGGTGGGCACCCTGGCCCTGCTGCGGCCGGTGGAGCGACCGTTGATCGGCGGCCTGCTGATCAACCGCTTCCGCGGCCGCCGCGAGCTGTTCGATGGGGGGCGGAGCTGGCTGGAGACCCACACCGGCGTGCCGGTGCTGGGGGTGATGCCCTGGCTGGACGAGCTGTTTCCGCCGGAGGACTCCCTCGACCTGCTGGAGCGCCGCGGCCGCAAGCGCGGCGCCGAGCTGGAGATCGCCGTGCTGCGGCTGCCCTCGCTGAGCAATTTCTCCGACCTCGACCCGCTGGAGGCCGAACCCTCGGTGCAGCTGCGCTGGCTGCAGCCCGGCGAGGAGCTGGGGGCCCCCGATGCGGTGGTGGTACCCGGCAGCAAGCAGACCCTGGGCGATCTGGCGGCCCTGGAGGCCAGCGGCCTGGGGGAAGCCCTGCGCACCTATGTGGCAGGCGGCGGCCAGGTGTTCGGCGTCTGCGGCGGGCTGCAGCTGCTGGGCCGGGAGCTCAGCGACCCCGAGGGGCTGGAGGGGGCCGCGGGCAGCCGGGCCGGGCTGAACCTGCTGCCGCTGCGCACCGTGTTCGGCCAGGCCAAGGCCCTGCGCCAACGCCGCAGCGCCGCCCTCTGGCCCGCCGGGCAGGAGCAGCTGGAGCTGGAGGCCTTCGAGCTGCACCGGGGCCAGAGCGTGGCCCTGGAGCCCTGCCAACCGCTCTGCACCGATGCCGGACTGGGCTGGGTGCGGGCCAGCGGCGAGCGGGGCGGACTGGTGGCCGGCACCTATCTGCACGGGGTGTTCGAGAATGGACCCTGGCGGCGGCGCTGGCTCAACCAGCTGCGCCGCCGCCGCCAGCTGCCGCCCCTGAGCGAGGCCCAGCCCCACCACAGCCGCCAACGCGACGCCCTGCTCGACCGCCTGGCCGACGCCTTCGAGCGGCACGTGAACCTCAACCCCCTCCTCAACCCCTGA
- the psbC gene encoding photosystem II reaction center protein CP43 has protein sequence METPFNSGLVSVGGKDLDSTGYAWWAGNARLINLSGRLLGAHVAHAGLMVFWAGAMMLFEVSHFTFDKPMYEQGLICMPHVATLGYGVGPGGEVVNLYPFFVVGVLHLISSAVLGLGGLYHALRGPEILENYSSFFSQDWRDKNQMTNIIGYHLILLGVGALLLVFKAMFFGGVYDTWAPGGGDVRLITNPTLNPGVIFGYLGRAPFGGEGWIIGVNSMEDIIGGHIWVGLICIFGGIWHVITKPFGWVRRAFIWNGEAYLSYSLGALSLMSFIASAYIWFNNTAYPSEFYGPTNAESSQAQSFTFLVRDQRLGANIGSAMGPTGLGKYLMRSPTGEIIFGGETMRFWDFRGPWLEPLRGPNGLSLDKLQNDIQPWQVRRAAEYMTHAPNASLNSVGGIITEPNSVNFVNIRQWLAATQFVLAFFFLVGHLWHAGRARAAAAGFEKGIDRQAEPTLAMPDLD, from the coding sequence GTGGAAACGCCCTTTAATTCCGGGCTGGTGAGTGTCGGGGGCAAGGACCTCGACTCCACCGGTTACGCCTGGTGGGCCGGTAACGCCCGCCTGATCAACCTCTCCGGTCGCCTGCTCGGCGCCCACGTCGCCCACGCCGGTCTGATGGTGTTCTGGGCCGGCGCCATGATGCTGTTCGAGGTGAGCCACTTCACCTTCGACAAGCCCATGTACGAGCAGGGCCTGATCTGCATGCCCCACGTGGCCACCCTGGGCTACGGCGTGGGTCCCGGCGGTGAGGTGGTGAACCTCTATCCGTTCTTTGTGGTGGGTGTGCTGCACCTGATCAGCTCGGCCGTGCTCGGCCTGGGCGGTCTGTATCACGCCCTGCGCGGCCCCGAGATCCTGGAGAACTACTCCTCGTTCTTCTCCCAGGACTGGCGCGACAAGAATCAGATGACCAACATCATTGGGTATCACCTGATTCTCCTCGGCGTTGGCGCCCTGCTGCTGGTGTTCAAGGCCATGTTCTTTGGCGGCGTTTACGACACCTGGGCTCCCGGTGGCGGCGATGTGCGCCTGATCACCAATCCAACCCTGAATCCGGGCGTGATCTTCGGCTATCTGGGCCGGGCCCCGTTCGGCGGCGAGGGCTGGATCATCGGTGTGAACTCCATGGAGGACATCATCGGTGGTCACATCTGGGTGGGCCTGATCTGCATCTTCGGTGGCATCTGGCACGTGATCACCAAGCCCTTCGGCTGGGTGCGCCGCGCCTTCATCTGGAACGGTGAGGCCTATCTCAGCTACAGCCTGGGTGCGCTCAGCCTGATGAGCTTCATCGCCTCGGCCTACATCTGGTTCAACAACACCGCCTATCCCTCGGAGTTCTACGGCCCCACCAACGCCGAATCCTCCCAGGCCCAGAGCTTCACCTTCCTGGTGCGCGACCAGCGTCTCGGCGCCAACATCGGTTCGGCCATGGGCCCCACCGGCCTGGGCAAGTACCTTATGCGCTCCCCCACCGGTGAGATCATCTTCGGCGGTGAAACCATGCGCTTCTGGGACTTCCGTGGCCCCTGGCTGGAGCCGCTGCGCGGCCCCAATGGCCTGAGCCTCGACAAGCTCCAGAACGACATTCAGCCCTGGCAAGTGCGCCGCGCGGCTGAATACATGACCCACGCCCCCAACGCCTCCCTGAATTCGGTGGGCGGCATCATCACCGAGCCCAACTCGGTGAACTTCGTGAACATCCGCCAGTGGCTGGCCGCGACCCAGTTCGTGCTGGCCTTCTTCTTCCTGGTGGGCCACCTCTGGCACGCCGGCCGGGCCCGCGCTGCCGCCGCCGGATTTGAGAAGGGCATCGACCGTCAGGCCGAGCCCACCCTGGCCATGCCCGATCTCGACTGA
- the ilvN gene encoding acetolactate synthase small subunit: MKHTLSVLLEDESGALSRIAGLFARRGFNIESLAVGPAEKNGVSRLTMVVEGDDRTLEQMTKQLDKLVNVLGVIDLSTIPAVERELMLLKVAAPPRQRSEILELVQVFRAKVVDVADEALTLEVVGDPGKLVALEQVMEPYGILEIARTGRVALERASGVNTAWLKVTSSDKRVPA; encoded by the coding sequence ATGAAGCACACCCTCTCGGTGCTGTTGGAAGACGAATCCGGGGCGCTCAGCCGCATCGCCGGCCTGTTCGCCCGGCGGGGCTTCAACATCGAGAGCCTGGCCGTGGGGCCGGCGGAAAAGAACGGTGTCTCGCGGCTCACGATGGTGGTGGAGGGCGACGACCGCACCCTCGAGCAGATGACCAAGCAGCTCGACAAGCTGGTGAACGTGCTCGGTGTGATCGACCTCTCCACCATTCCCGCCGTGGAGCGCGAACTGATGCTGCTCAAGGTGGCCGCCCCGCCCCGCCAGCGCAGCGAGATCCTCGAACTGGTGCAGGTGTTCCGCGCCAAGGTGGTGGACGTGGCCGACGAGGCCCTCACCCTGGAGGTGGTGGGCGATCCCGGCAAACTCGTGGCCCTGGAACAGGTGATGGAGCCCTACGGAATCCTGGAGATCGCCCGCACCGGCCGGGTGGCCCTGGAGCGGGCCTCCGGCGTCAACACCGCCTGGCTGAAAGTCACCTCCTCCGACAAGCGGGTGCCCGCCTAG
- the psbD gene encoding photosystem II D2 protein (photosystem q(a) protein) yields the protein MTIAAGRLPQRGWFDVLDDWLKRDRFVFVGWSGLLLFPTAYLALGGWLTGTTFATSWYTHGIASSYLEGCNFLTAAVSTPADAMGHSLLLLWGPEAQGDFVRWVQLGGLWPFVALHGAFALIGFMLRQFEIARLVGIRPYNAIAFSGPIAVFVSVFLMYPLGQSSWFFAPSFGVAAIFRFLLFLQGFHNWTLNPFHMMGVAGILGGALLCAIHGATVENTLFEDGEQSNTFKAFEPTQEEETYSMVTANRFWSQIFGIAFSNKRWLHFFMLFVPVMGLWTSSIGIIGLALNLRAYDFVSQEIRAAEDPEFETFYTKNILLNEGLRAWMAPADQPHENFVFPEEVLPRGNAL from the coding sequence ATGACGATCGCTGCAGGGCGCTTGCCCCAGCGGGGATGGTTCGACGTCCTCGACGACTGGCTCAAGCGCGACCGCTTCGTTTTTGTCGGCTGGTCCGGTCTGCTGCTGTTCCCCACCGCCTATCTGGCGCTGGGCGGCTGGCTCACCGGCACCACCTTCGCCACCTCCTGGTACACCCACGGCATTGCCAGCTCCTACCTGGAGGGCTGCAATTTCCTCACCGCCGCCGTCAGCACCCCCGCTGACGCCATGGGCCACAGCCTGCTGCTGCTCTGGGGCCCCGAGGCCCAGGGCGACTTCGTGCGCTGGGTCCAGCTGGGCGGCCTCTGGCCCTTCGTGGCCCTGCACGGCGCCTTCGCCCTGATCGGCTTCATGCTGCGTCAGTTCGAGATCGCTCGCCTGGTGGGCATCCGCCCTTACAACGCCATCGCCTTCTCCGGCCCGATCGCGGTGTTCGTCAGTGTCTTCCTGATGTACCCGCTGGGCCAGAGCAGCTGGTTCTTTGCCCCCAGCTTCGGCGTGGCCGCCATCTTCCGCTTCCTGCTGTTCCTGCAGGGCTTCCACAACTGGACCCTCAACCCCTTCCACATGATGGGCGTGGCCGGGATCCTGGGCGGTGCCCTGCTCTGCGCCATCCACGGCGCCACGGTGGAGAACACCCTGTTTGAGGACGGCGAGCAGTCGAACACCTTCAAGGCGTTCGAGCCCACCCAGGAAGAAGAGACCTATTCGATGGTCACCGCCAACCGCTTCTGGAGCCAGATCTTCGGGATCGCCTTCTCCAACAAGCGCTGGCTGCACTTCTTCATGCTGTTCGTGCCGGTGATGGGTCTGTGGACCAGCAGCATCGGCATCATCGGTCTGGCCCTCAACCTGCGCGCCTACGACTTCGTGTCGCAGGAGATCCGCGCCGCTGAGGACCCCGAGTTCGAGACCTTCTACACCAAGAACATCCTTCTGAATGAAGGTCTGCGTGCCTGGATGGCACCGGCTGACCAGCCGCACGAAAACTTCGTCTTCCCTGAAGAGGTACTGCCCCGTGGAAACGCCCTTTAA
- a CDS encoding alpha/beta fold hydrolase, with amino-acid sequence MGPGRSPQPADCRHPVVARGRAAIAAGQVEHAVEGHRLQGQGQQGHRRTEGVEIHQRKAPFAQQTARQQLLGGATAQPHGAGPLPQGGQVGAQQRQPIWIGVVGPHRLGPRLQAVAQGADAAARHAIEHPQRPRRRQLPGQQDAQVAGRPRFRPEEAAAGLHPDRPFAIVSGRTGLRRNQLHSSHRQPGKASAGWGRHSQWIWRGQSCHWRRLGDPRHPPLLLVHGFGAASGHWRRNAAVLAAAGWCVYGVDLIGFGASSQPALRLDNRLWARQLQDFLAQVVGRPAVLVGHSLGGLVALSCAVFFPRWVRAVVAAPLPDPTLLMDRKGQAPRRGPLRRRLKRWLVWLLCRLLPLELLVPLLAHSPLLDLGIQSAYATPVIGDQELHRLIARPARRPGAVRALRAMSIAMALRPHGATAPALLRRLQRPLLLIWGGRDQLVPLRVAQQALSHRPGLPLQVLERCGHCPHDEDADAFNSTLLQWLAQLPPGQTPSLAR; translated from the coding sequence ATGGGCCCGGGCCGCAGCCCCCAGCCGGCGGATTGCCGCCACCCGGTCGTGGCCCGTGGGCGAGCGGCCATCGCTGCTGGCCAGGTAGAGCACGCCGTCGAAGGCCACCGCCTCCAGGGCCAAGGGCAGCAGGGCCACCGGCGCACCGAAGGCGTCGAGATCCACCAGCGCAAAGCGCCGTTCGCGCAGCAGACAGCCCGCCAGCAGCTTCTGGGCGGTGCAACAGCTCAGCCGCACGGTGCAGGCCCCCTGCCGCAGGGGGGCCAGGTTGGCGCGCAGCAGCGGCAGCCGATCTGGATCGGCGTCGTTGGCCCACACCGCCTCGGCCCCCGCCTCCAGGCCGTAGCGCAGGGCGCGGATGCCGCAGCCCGCCATGCCATCGAGCACCCGCAGCGGCCCCGCCGCCGCCAGCTCCCGGGCCAGCAGGACGCCCAGGTCGCGGGACGGCCGCGATTCCGGCCGGAAGAAGCCGCCGCCGGGCTGCACCCGGACCGCCCCTTCGCAATAGTGAGCGGCAGAACTGGACTCAGGAGAAATCAGTTGCACAGCAGCCACCGCCAGCCTGGCAAGGCGAGTGCCGGCTGGGGCCGCCACAGCCAGTGGATCTGGCGCGGCCAGAGCTGCCACTGGCGCCGGCTCGGCGACCCCCGCCACCCTCCCCTGTTGCTGGTGCATGGCTTCGGGGCGGCCAGCGGCCACTGGCGCCGCAATGCGGCCGTGCTGGCGGCGGCCGGATGGTGTGTGTACGGCGTCGACCTGATCGGTTTCGGTGCCTCCAGTCAGCCGGCCCTGCGGCTGGACAACCGTCTGTGGGCGCGGCAGCTGCAGGACTTTCTGGCCCAGGTGGTGGGCCGCCCGGCGGTGCTGGTGGGCCACTCCCTGGGGGGTCTGGTGGCCCTGAGCTGCGCCGTGTTCTTTCCCCGCTGGGTGCGGGCCGTGGTGGCGGCCCCCCTGCCCGATCCCACCCTGCTGATGGATCGGAAGGGGCAGGCTCCACGCCGCGGCCCCCTGCGGCGGCGCCTGAAGCGCTGGCTGGTATGGCTGCTCTGCCGGCTGTTGCCCCTGGAGCTGCTGGTGCCGCTGCTGGCCCACTCCCCCCTGCTCGACCTGGGCATCCAGAGCGCCTATGCCACCCCTGTGATCGGCGATCAGGAACTGCACCGGCTGATCGCCCGGCCCGCCCGGCGTCCGGGCGCAGTCCGGGCCCTGCGGGCGATGAGCATCGCCATGGCGCTGCGTCCCCACGGCGCCACGGCACCGGCCCTGCTGCGGCGGCTGCAACGGCCGCTGCTGCTGATCTGGGGAGGTCGCGACCAACTGGTTCCCCTGCGGGTGGCCCAGCAGGCCCTCAGCCACCGGCCCGGGTTGCCCCTGCAGGTGCTGGAGCGCTGCGGCCACTGCCCCCACGACGAGGACGCCGATGCCTTCAACAGCACCCTGCTGCAGTGGCTGGCTCAGCTGCCCCCAGGCCAGACCCCATCGCTGGCCCGGTAA
- a CDS encoding peptidylprolyl isomerase: protein MSRALWLRSLLLGGLCLVASGVISGCAAEGNAARPVGCATASTPCLSGSATVAMQTSKGEVRFQLDGAAAPLTAGNFVDLVQKGAYNGTAFHRVVRQPSPFVVQGGDPLSANPMTPTSQYGQGSFIENGEARLIPLELRLKQEQAPSYGRELTAPTISRQLALVHQRGALAMARSADPNSASAQFYVALQALPELDGRYAVFGRVSEGMEVVDRIEQGDRIIRATVVEGGKLVKGGAGAS, encoded by the coding sequence ATGAGCCGGGCTCTCTGGCTGCGCTCCCTCCTGCTGGGCGGCCTCTGCCTGGTGGCCAGCGGTGTGATCAGCGGCTGCGCCGCCGAGGGCAACGCCGCCCGGCCGGTGGGCTGCGCCACCGCCAGCACCCCGTGTCTCAGCGGCAGCGCCACCGTGGCGATGCAGACCAGCAAGGGGGAGGTGCGCTTTCAGCTCGACGGCGCCGCCGCCCCCCTCACCGCCGGAAACTTCGTGGATCTGGTGCAGAAGGGGGCCTACAACGGCACGGCGTTTCACCGGGTGGTGCGCCAGCCCTCGCCCTTCGTGGTGCAGGGGGGAGACCCACTCAGCGCCAACCCCATGACCCCCACCAGCCAGTACGGCCAGGGCAGTTTCATCGAGAACGGCGAGGCGCGGCTGATCCCCCTGGAGCTCCGGCTCAAGCAGGAGCAGGCCCCCAGCTACGGCCGCGAACTCACAGCCCCGACCATCAGCCGCCAGCTGGCCCTGGTGCACCAGCGCGGCGCCCTGGCCATGGCCCGCTCGGCCGATCCCAATTCGGCCAGCGCCCAGTTCTACGTGGCCCTGCAGGCCCTGCCCGAGCTGGATGGCCGCTACGCCGTGTTCGGACGGGTGAGTGAGGGGATGGAGGTGGTCGACCGCATCGAGCAGGGTGACCGGATCATCCGCGCCACCGTGGTGGAGGGCGGCAAGCTGGTGAAGGGCGGAGCCGGGGCGAGCTAG
- a CDS encoding NAD(P)H-binding protein, with protein MQVLVIGATGTLGRQIARQALDAGHQVRCMVRSPRKAAFLQEWGCELTRGDLLEPDSLDYALEGQEAVIDAATARATDPGSAYEIDWTGKQNLFAACQRAGVKRVVFVSLLEAARHRDVPLMDIKACTEQWLEASDLDYTILRGVAFMQGLISQFAIPVLESQTVWVSGTPTAIAYMNTQDMARFAVAALDRPETLRRAFPVVGPRAWTTGEITQLCERNTGKDARLFRVPPALLQLMRGVTSFFEASLNVAERLAFDRVISGGGRLDAPMEESYAAFGLDPAETTTLEDYLREYYDTILKRLREMEADLDKDAKKKLPF; from the coding sequence ATGCAGGTTCTGGTCATCGGCGCCACGGGCACCCTCGGTCGTCAGATCGCCCGCCAGGCTCTCGATGCCGGGCACCAGGTGCGCTGCATGGTGCGCTCGCCGCGCAAAGCCGCCTTCCTGCAGGAGTGGGGCTGTGAGCTCACCCGAGGCGACCTGCTCGAACCCGACAGCCTCGACTACGCCCTCGAGGGCCAGGAGGCGGTGATCGACGCCGCCACCGCCCGGGCCACGGATCCGGGCAGCGCCTACGAGATCGACTGGACCGGCAAGCAGAACCTGTTCGCCGCCTGCCAGCGGGCCGGGGTGAAGCGGGTGGTGTTCGTATCGCTGCTCGAGGCCGCCAGGCACCGCGATGTGCCGCTGATGGACATCAAGGCCTGCACCGAGCAGTGGCTGGAGGCCTCCGACCTCGACTACACGATCCTGCGGGGGGTTGCCTTCATGCAGGGGCTGATCAGCCAGTTCGCCATCCCCGTGCTGGAAAGCCAGACGGTGTGGGTGAGCGGCACGCCCACGGCGATCGCCTACATGAACACCCAGGACATGGCCCGCTTCGCAGTGGCGGCTCTGGATCGGCCCGAGACCCTGCGCCGGGCCTTCCCGGTGGTGGGCCCCCGGGCCTGGACCACGGGCGAGATCACCCAGCTCTGTGAGCGCAACACGGGCAAGGATGCCCGCCTGTTCCGGGTGCCGCCTGCGCTGCTGCAGCTGATGCGGGGGGTGACCAGCTTCTTTGAGGCCAGCCTGAACGTGGCTGAGCGCCTGGCCTTCGACCGGGTGATCAGCGGCGGCGGGCGTCTGGATGCGCCGATGGAGGAGAGTTACGCCGCCTTCGGCCTCGATCCGGCGGAGACCACCACCCTGGAGGACTACCTACGCGAGTACTACGACACGATCCTCAAGCGCCTGAGGGAGATGGAGGCCGACCTCGACAAGGACGCCAAGAAGAAGCTGCCCTTCTGA
- the infA gene encoding translation initiation factor IF-1, with amino-acid sequence MIETSGVIEKEQGNGFYLVTLEQPAGHQCLCRAAGKLTKFRIKLLAGDKVLVEISPYDLTRGRITYRERNVGASGPRPGGNRPGGPRRR; translated from the coding sequence ATGATTGAGACCTCTGGTGTGATCGAAAAGGAACAGGGCAACGGGTTCTACCTGGTGACCCTTGAGCAGCCTGCCGGTCACCAGTGCCTCTGCCGTGCGGCCGGCAAGCTCACCAAGTTCCGCATCAAGCTGCTGGCTGGCGACAAGGTGCTGGTGGAGATCAGCCCTTACGACCTCACCCGCGGCCGCATCACCTACCGGGAGCGCAACGTCGGAGCGTCCGGTCCCCGCCCCGGCGGCAACCGCCCGGGCGGCCCAAGACGGCGCTGA